Proteins encoded together in one Telopea speciosissima isolate NSW1024214 ecotype Mountain lineage chromosome 6, Tspe_v1, whole genome shotgun sequence window:
- the LOC122663655 gene encoding embryogenesis-associated protein EMB8, with protein sequence MARISTGTLHFPCLEAPYISHRRVGVAATYFGGPKGVFLLHRPFHTITPRRRRRRRIMPVFRPSNASSSLEIIGGAGDSWASVLKTLQRPYVPFPLIGWNCHLETIFAAFFRSLPNVRFRRECLRTKDNGVVALDWVSGDDRHLPAESPVLILLPGLTGGSGDTYVRHMLVRARSNRWRVVVFNSRGCGDSPVTTPQFYSASFIEDLREVIKHVADRYPMANLYAVGWSLGANILVRYLGQESNSCPLSGAVSLCNPFNLVIADEDFHKGFNIIYDKALSRALRKIFKKHALLFEDIGGEYNIPLVVNAKSIREFDEGLTRVSFGFKSVDDYYSNSSSSDTIKKVQKPLLCIQAANDPIAPSRGIPRQDIKENPNCLLIVTPKGGHLGWVAGKGAPIGAPWTDPLVMEFLEQLERGNLDSCETVASFRQLDSAQQSLEGLHELEV encoded by the exons ATGGCGAGAATCTCTACTGGCACCCTCCATTTTCCATGTTTGGAAGCTCCGTACATTTCTCATCGGAGGGTAGGAGTAGCAGCGACTTATTTTGGAGGACCAAAAGGGGTTTTTCTTCTCCACCGCCCCTTTCATACCATTACCccgagaaggaggaggaggaggagaatcaTGCCGGTTTTTCGTCCATCTAACGCCTCATCATCGCTGGAAATAATCGGCGGTGCTGGCGATTCATGGGCGTCGGTGCTCAAAACGCTTCAGCGTCCCTACGTCCCATTCCCACTGATCGGCTGGAACTGCCACCTCGAGACCATCTTTGCCGCCTTCTTCCGTTCCCTCCCCAACGTCAGATTCCGGAGGGAGTGTTTGAGAACGAAGGACAATGGCGTTGTCGCTCTCGATTGGGTCTCTGGCGACGATCGTCACCTTCCGGCTGAATCTCCCGTCCTAATTCTTCTG CCAGGTCTAACGGGGGGCAGTGGTGATACTTACGTTCGGCATATGCTTGTTCGAGCAAGAAGTAACAGGTGGCGCGTGGTAGTGTTTAATAGCCGTGGCTGCGGAGATAGCCCTGTTACCACGCCCCAG TTCTATTCTGCTTCATTTATTGAAGATCTCCGTGAAGTGATTAAGCATGTTGCAGATCGTTACCCTATGGCAAATTTATATGCTGTTGGCTGGTCTCTTGGAGCCAATATTCTTGTTCGATACTTGGGTCAG GAATCCAATAGTTGCCCACTCTCTGGGGCAGTATCCTTATGTAATCCATTCAATTTGGTCATTGCCGATGAGGATTTCCACAAAGGCTTCAATATCATTTATGACAAAGCTCTTTCTAGAGCTCTTCGCAAAATTTTCAAGAA ACATGCTCTCCTTTTTGAAGATATTGGAGGTGAATATAACATTCCATTGGTTGTTAATGCTAAATCTATCCGGGAGTTTGATGAAGGATTAACACGGG TCTCATTTGGTTTCAAGTCAGTAGATGACTACTATTCCAATTCCAGCAGTTCAGACACCATCAAAAAGGTGCAGAAACCTCTGTTATGCATCCAG GCTGCTAATGATCCTATCGCACCATCTCGGGGAATTCCTCGTCAAGATATCAAG GAAAACCCAAATTGTTTGTTGATTGTTACCCCAAAAGGTGGCCATCTTGGGTGGGTGGCAGGGAAAGGAGCTCCAATTGGGGCTCCTTGGACTGATCCTTTAGTGATGGAATTCCTAGAGCAACTTGAGAGAGGAAATCTTGATTCTTGTGAAACTGTAGCATCCTTTAGGCAATTGGATAGTGCACAACAATCTCTTGAGGGCTTGCACGAGCTAGAAGTGTAA
- the LOC122664562 gene encoding methionine gamma-lyase-like, with amino-acid sequence MAETHVQSVLLSGKRRNGGDEFDGGDDFIKMKKSAAAMKVWNDDPVEALASARHEFGEHGGVNMSIEASATFTVMEPETMRRMFSGELGPDRDFFIYSRHFNPTVLNLGRQMAALEGTEAAYCTASGMSAITTVLMQLCSSGENVVASPCLYGGTHALLTHFFPRVCNITTTFVDVMDLDMVREAIVEGKTKVLYVEAMSNPTLAVSNIPELSRIAHDKGVMVVVDNTFTPMVISPARLGADVVIHSISKYISGGADVIAGAVCGPASLIKSMMDLHQGALMLLGPTMNAKVAFELSERIPHLGLRMKEHCHRALVYATRMKKLGLKVIYPGLEEHPQHKLLKSMANKDYGYGGILCLDMETEERADRLMHHLQNCTQFGLMAVSLGYYETLMSCSGSSTSSEMTAEEQETAGISPGLVRMSIGYSGSLEQRWSQFEKALGRIQDGGLFNSKSFS; translated from the exons ATGGCCGAAACGCACGTCCAAAGTGTTCTTTTGTCCGGTAAAAGGCGAAACGGTGGGGACGAATTCGACGGTGGCGATGATTTCATCAAGATGAAGAAATCTGCAGCGGCGATGAAGGTGTGGAACGATGATCCGGTGGAAGCTCTGGCGAGCGCCAGGCATGAGTTCGGTGAGCACGGCGGCGTAAACATGTCGATCGAAGCGTCAGCGACATTTACGGTAATGGAGCCAGAGACGATGCGGCGCATGTTTTCGGGAGAGCTTGGTCCCGATCGTGATTTTTTCATCTACAGTCGTCATTTTAACCCGACGGTTCTTAATCTAGGCCGTCAGATGGCCGCCTTGGAAGGAACCGAGGCAGCCTATTGTACCGCAAGTGGTATGTCCGCCATAACAACGGTTCTGATGCAGCTGTGCAGTAGCGGCGAAAACGTGGTGGCTTCTCCATGCTTGTACGGTGGGACCCATGCACTCCTGACTCACTTCTTTCCCAGGGTTTGCAACATAACCACCACATTCGTGGACGTGATGGATCTGGACATGGTGAGGGAAGCGATCGTGGAGGGGAAGACAAAGGTGCTGTACGTGGAGGCCATGTCCAATCCTACGCTGGCGGTCAGTAACATACCGGAGCTGAGTAGGATAGCGCACGATAAGGgggtgatggtagtggtggaTAACACATTCACTCCCATGGTGATATCCCCTGCTCGTCTTGGTGCCGACGTCGTGATCCATAGCATCTCCAAGTACATCAGTGGTGGGGCCGATGTAATTGCAG GTGCCGTTTGTGGGCCAGCGAGCCTGATTAAGTCGATGATGGACCTTCATCAAGGAGCTCTCATGCTCCTGGGCCCAACCATGAATGCTAAGGTAGCATTTGAGCTGTCAGAGAGGATTCCTCACTTGGGTTTGAGAATGAAGGAACACTGCCACCGAGCACTAGTGTATGCTACAAGGATGAAAAAATTAGGCCTCAAGGTTATCTACCCGGGCCTTGAAGAACACCCTCAACACAAACTCTTGAAGTCAATGGCGAACAAGGATTACGGGTATGGGGGTATTCTGTGTTTGGACATGGAGACTGAGGAGCGGGCAGACCGGTTGATGCACCACTTACAGAACTGCACACAGTTTGGGTTGATGGCAGTGAGCTTGGGTTACTATGAAACCCTCATGTCATGCTCTGGAAGTAGTACTAGCAGTGAGATGACCGCCGAGGAGCAGGAGACTGCTGGTATCTCCCCTGGCCTAGTGAGGATGTCGATCGGGTACAGTGGGAGTCTGGAGCAGAGATGGAGCCAATTTGAGAAGGCACTTGGTAGGATCCAAGATGGTGGGTTATTCAATTCCAAGAGCTTCTCTTAA